A genomic region of Melopsittacus undulatus isolate bMelUnd1 chromosome 5, bMelUnd1.mat.Z, whole genome shotgun sequence contains the following coding sequences:
- the PHLDA1 gene encoding LOW QUALITY PROTEIN: pleckstrin homology-like domain family A member 1 (The sequence of the model RefSeq protein was modified relative to this genomic sequence to represent the inferred CDS: inserted 2 bases in 1 codon), which translates to MVVKMNWISQSTARGTKGQLGRARSPGTAAGQGAAPWLRGRAGLPRCRREEPPFPLGVTXGRGRRVQKRRGGKSRCQSRPPGSASATPGHGRQPLRSLRAGALPALRRGAGAGRRVIGWCRLPPEHSPCGWRPSAPPAYARRMLESGCKAVKEGVLEKRSDGLLQLWKKKRCILTEEGLLLTPPKPQPQQQQQQQQPPLPAEPTAKIKELHFSNMKTVDCVERKGKYVYFTVVMAEGKEIDFRCAQEQGWNAAITLQMVQYKNRQAILAVRSTRQKQQHLAQPHGPRLRSASNSA; encoded by the exons CCACCGCCCGGGGAACAAAAGGGCAGCTGGGCCGGGCACGCAGCCCCGGGACcgcagcagggcagggagcagccccTTGGCTccgcggccgggccgggcttCCCCGGTGCCGACGGGAGGAGCCTCCTTTTCCGCTGGGTGTcac ggggaggggaaggcGCGTTCAAAAGCGGCGGGGAGGGAAAAGCCGCTGCCAGAGCCGCCCGCCCGGCAGCGCGTCCGCCACGCCGGGGCACGGGCGGCAGCCGCTCCGCTCCCTGCGGGCAGGGGCGCTCCCGGCCCTCCGGCGCGGCGCCGGTGCGGGGCGGAGGGTCATCGGCTGGTGCCGGCTGCCCcccgagcacagcccctgcgGGTGGAGGCCCTCGGCCCCGCCGGCTTATGCgaggaggatgctggagagcGGCTGCAAGGCGGTGAAGGAGGGCGTGCTGGAGAAGAGGAGCGACgggctcctgcagctctggaagAAGAAGCGCTGCATCCTCACCGAGGAGGGGCTACTCCTCACCCCCCCCAAGCCGCAgccgcagcagcagcaacaacagcaacagccGCCGCTGCCGGCCGAGCCGACGGCCAAGATCAAGGAGCTGCACTTCTCCAACATGAAGACGGTGGACTGCGTGGAGCGGAAAGGCAAGTACGTGTACTTCACGGTGGTGATGGCCGAGGGGAAGGAGATCGACTTTCGGTGCGcgcaggagcagggctggaacGCGGCGATCACGCTGCAGATGGTGCAGTACAAGAACCGCCAGGCCATCCTCGCTGTCCGCTCCACCcggcagaagcagcagcacctggCGCAGCCCCACGGACCGCGCCTCCGCAGCGCCTCCAACTCCGCCTAG